From Arvicanthis niloticus isolate mArvNil1 chromosome 22, mArvNil1.pat.X, whole genome shotgun sequence, the proteins below share one genomic window:
- the Sbno2 gene encoding protein strawberry notch homolog 2 isoform X1 codes for MLAVEPTMDGDFPPHELPPPGGGIQLQNRLLHCPWWGSFSPPLYPSFSSENQQFVGSTPFLGGQSCPETSYPTTATVPSFFSKSSDFPQDPSCLEDLSNASVFSSSVDSLSDIPDTPDFLPADSLNEVPTIWDVSTTSATHDKLFLPSGPFPALEDPVTSLSSTPLLISYQSHSQPEEEEGEEEEEAEELGHAETYADYVPSKSKIGKQHPDRVVETSTLSSVPPPDITYTLALPTSDSGTLSALQLEAITYACQQHEVLLPSGQRAGFLIGDGAGVGKGRTVAGIIVENYLRGRKKALWFSASNDLKYDAERDLRDIEAPGIAVHALSKIKYGDNTTSEGVLFATYSALIGESQAGGQHRTRLRQILQWCGEAFDGVIVFDECHKAKNASSTKMGKAVLDLQSKLPQARVVYASATGASEPRNMIYMSRLGIWGEGTPFRTFEEFLHAIEKRGVGAMEIVAMDMKVSGMYIARQLSFSGVTFRIEEIPLSPAFEQLYNRAARLWAEALTVFQQAADWIGLESRKSLWGQFWSAHQRFFKYLCIAAKVHRLVELARQELSRDKCVVIGLQSTGEARTREVLDENEGRLDCFVSAAEGVFLSLIQKHFPSSRRRRDRGGGKRKRRPRGRGPKASRLALEATGVIRISDGSSTESDAGLDSDFNSSPESLVDDDVVIIDTPTPPTDDRGPLYPLQRDLQGPGVLERVERLKQGLLAKVRALGRELPVNTLDQLIHQLGGPECVAEMTGRKGRVVSRPDGSVVFESRAEQGLSIDHVNLREKQRFMSGEKLVAIISEASSSGVSLQADRRVQNQRRRVHMTLELPWSADRAIQQFGRTHRSNQVSAPEYVFLISELAGERRFASIVAKRLESLGALTHGDRRATESRDLSKYNFENKYGARALSRVLATIMGQTDNRVPLPQGYPGGDAAFFRDMKQGLLSVGIGSRESRSGCLDVEKDCSITKFLNRILGLEVHKQNALFQYFSDTFDRLIEMDKKEGRYDMGILDLAPGINEIHEESQQVFLAPGHPQDGQVVFYKQISVDRGMKWEEAFTRSLELKGPYDGFYLSYKVRGSKTSCLLAEQNRGEYFTVYKPNIGRQSQLETLDSLCRKFHRVTAEEAREPWESSYALSLEHCSHTTWNQRCRLAQEGKCCAQGLRLRHHYMLCGALLRVWGRIAAVMADVSSSSYLQIVRLKTKDKKKQVGIKIPEGCVHRVLQELQLMDAEVRRRSTHGLAARPPTPRAITLPCGPGEVLDLTYSPPAEAFPAPPRFTFPSLPPPDPSSLMMGARDPATNPVELAHQSCDINFREVLEDMLRSLRAGPTEAPAPLVGVGGGGTERQSVIHFSPPFPNS; via the exons AACCGACTCCTGCACTGTCCTTGGTGGGGCAGTTTCTCACCACCGTTGTACCCCAGCTTCTCCAGTGAAAACCA ACAGTTCGTGGGCTCCACCCCATTCCTTGGTGGCCAGTCTTGCCCTGAAACCAGCTACCCCACCACAGCCACCGTCCCCAGCTTCTTCTCCAAGAGCAGCGACTTTCCTCAG GACCCCTCATGCCTCGAGGACCTCTCCAATGCCTCTGTGTTCTCATCCTCTGTGGACTCCCTGTCAGACATCCCAGACACACCTGACTTCCTGCCGGCCGACAGCCTCAATGAGGTACCTACCATCTGGGACGTCAGCACCACCTCAGCCACCCATGACAAG CTCTTCCTGCCCAGTGGCCCGTTCCCAGCTCTCGAAGACCCGGTGACGTCACTCTCCAGCACTCCGCTTCTCATCAGCTATCAG TCACACAGCCagcctgaggaggaggaaggggaagaggaggaggaggctgaagaACTGGGCCATGCTGAGACCTATGCCGACTACGTTCCATCCAAGT CCAAGATTGGAAAGCAACATCCAGACCGTGTGGTGGAGACCAGTACACTGTCCAGCGTTCCGCCCCCAGACATCACCTATACCCTGGCACTACCCACCTCAGACAGTGGGACCCTGTCTGCCCTACAGCTGGAAGCCATCACCTATGCCTGCCAG CAACACGAGGTCCTGCTGCCCAGTGGGCAGCGTGCTGGTTTTCTGATTGGGGACGGGGCCGGCGTGGGCAAGGGCCGCACAGTGGCTGGCATCATAGTAGAGAACTACCTGCGTGGCCGGAAGAAGGCTTTGTG GTTCAGTGCCTCCAATGACCTCAAGTATGATGCAGAACGGGACCTGAGAGATATAGAGGCCCCAGGCATTGCAGTGCATGCGCTGAGCAAG ATCAAGTACGGTGACAACACTACCTCAGAGGGTGTCCTCTTTGCCACCTACTCTGCCCTGATTGGAGAAAGTCAAGCAGGTGGGCAGCATCGAACACGCCTACGCCAGATCCTGCAGTGGTGTGGTGAGGCCTTCGATGGTGTG ATTGTGTTTGATGAGTGTCACAAAGCCAAGAATGCCAGCTCCACCAAGATGGGCAAGGCCGTGCTGGACCTGCAGAGCAAGCTGCCCCAAGCCAGGGTGGTATATGCCAGTGCCACAG GTGCCTCTGAGCCGCGCAACATGATCTACATGAGCCGCCTGGGAATCTGGGGCGAGGGCACACCCTTCCGGACCTTTGAGGAGTTCCTGCATGCCATTGAGAAGAG GGGTGTAGGCGCCATGGAGATCGTGGCCATGGACATGAAGGTCAGCGGCATGTACATCGCACGCCAGCTCAGCTTCTCAGGGGTCACTTTCCGAATTGAGGAGATCCCGCTGTCCCCGGCCTTCGAGCAGCTCTATAACCGGGCAGCACGGCTG TGGGCCGAGGCCCTGACCGTGTTCCAGCAGGCGGCCGACTGGATCGGCCTGGAGTCTCGCAAGTCCCTGTGGGGTCAGTTCTGGTCAGCGCACCAGCGCTTCTTCAAGTACCTGTGCATCGCGGCCAAGGTGCACCGGCTGGTGGAGCTGGCGCGGCAGGAGCTGAGCAGGGACAAG TGTGTGGTCATCGGGCTGCAGTCCACAGGGGAGGCGCGGACCCGAGAGGTACTGGATGAGAACGAGGGCCGTCTGGACTGCTTCGTCTCCGCAGCCGA AGGCGTCTTCCTGTCCTTGATCCAGAAGCACTTCCCTTCCAGCAGGAGGAGGCGTGAccggggaggaggaaagagaaaac GGCGGCCTCGGGGTCGTGGCCCCAAGGCTTCCAGACTGGCACTGGAGGCAACAGGAGTTATCCGTATTAGTGATGGCAGCAGCACAGAGTCAGATGCTGGCCTGGATAGCGACTTCAATTCATCTCCAGAATCCCTGGTGGACGACGATGTGGTCATCATagacacccccacaccccccacagaTGACCGAG gtcCCCTGTATCCACTTCAGAGAGACCTGCAGGGCCCTGGTGTCCTAGAACGTGTGGAGCGACTGAAACAGGGCCTGCTGGCCAAGGTGCGGGCACTGGGCCGGGAGCTGCCAGTGAACACGTTGGACCAGCTCATCCACCAGCTTGGGGGCCCTGAGTGCGTGGCCGAG ATGACTGGCAGGAAAGGCCGAGTGGTTTCGAGGCCCGACGGGTCAGTGGTCTTTGAGTCCAGAGCAGAGCAGGGCCTGTCCATCGACCATGTGAACCTCAGGGAGAAACAGCGCTTCATGAGCGGCGAGAAg CTCGTGGCTATTATCTCTGAGGCCTCCAGCTCTGGCGTCTCTCTCCAAGCTGACCGTCGAGTTCAGAACCAGCGGCGCCGGGTACATATGACCCTGGAACTGCCTTGGAGCGCAGACCGTGCCATTCAGCAGTTTG GCCGCACCCACAGGTCCAACCAGGTCTCAGCGCCTGAGTATGTCTTCCTTATCTCCGAGCTGGCAGGGGAGCGCAGGTTCGCCTCCATTGTAGCCAAGCGGCTGGAGAGTCTG GGTGCCCTGACCCATGGAGATCGCCGTGCCACTGAGTCCCGAGACCTGAGCAAGTACAACTTTGAGAACAAG TACGGCGCCCGTGCGCTCAGCCGTGTCCTTGCCACGATCATGGGCCAGACGGACAACAGGGTGCCCCTGCCCCAGGGCTATCCAGGAGGGGATGCCGCCTTCTTTCGGG ACATGAAGCAGGGCCTGCTGTCTGTGGGCATCGGCAGCCGTGAGTCGCGCTCAGGCTGCTTGGATGTGGAGAAGG ACTGCTCCATCACCAAGTTCCTGAACCGCATCCTTGGGCTGGAGGTGCACAAGCAGAACGCTCTGTTCCAGTATTTCTCTGACACGTTTGACCGCCTCATCGAGATGGACAAGAAGGAGGGCAGATACGACATGGGCATCCTGG ACCTGGCCCCTGGCATCAACGAGATACATGAAGAAAGCCAGCAGGTGTTCCTGGCACCTGGGCACCCACAGGATGGGCAGGTGGTCTTCTACAAG CAGATCAGCGTGGACCGCGGGATGAAGTGGGAAGAGGCATTCACTAGGTCACTGGAGCTGAAAGGCCCCTATGACGGCTTCTACCTCTCCTACAAG GTACGAGGCAGCAAGACAAGCTGCCTGCTGGCAGAACAGAATCGCGGCGAGTATTTCACCGTGTACAAGCCCAACATCGGCCGGCAGAGCCAGCTGGAGACCCTGGACAGCCTGTGCCGGAAGTTCCACCGG GTCACCGCGGAAGAGGCCCGGGAACCCTGGGAGAGCAGCTATGCCCTGTCGCTGGAGCACTGCAGCCACACCACCTG GAACCAGCGCTGCCGACTGGCACAGGAGGGCAAATGCTGCGCCCAGGGCCTGCGCCTCCGCCACCACTACATGCTGTGCGGGGCGCTGCTGCGCGTGTGGGGCCGCATCGCCGCAGTCATGGCAGACGTCAGCAGTAGCAGCTACCTCCAGATCGTGCGCCTCAAAACCAAGGACAAGAAGAAGCAAGTGG GCATCAAGATCCCTGAGGGCTGCGTTCACCGCGTCCTACAGGAACTGCAGCTGATGGATGCGGAAGTGAGGCGCCGCAGCACCCATGGGTTGGCTGCGCGCCCGCCCACTCCACGCGCGATTACACTTCCTTGCGGTCCCGGTGAGGTGCTGGACTTGACTTACAGTCCCCCAGCTGAGGCTTTCCCAGCGCCTCCACGCTTCACCTTCCCTTCGCTGCCACCCCCAGACCCCAGCTCTCTGATGATGGGTGCTAGGGACCCTGCTACCAACCCTGTGGAGCTGGCACACCAGAGCTGCGACATCAATTTCAGGGAAGTGTTGGAGGACATGCTCCGCTCTTTGCGCGCGGGGCCCACTGAAGCCCCTGCGCCTCTGGTGGGCGTGGGTGGCGGGGGCACAGAGCGACAGAGCGTCATCCACTTCAGCCCACCCTTCCCAAACTCTTAG
- the Sbno2 gene encoding protein strawberry notch homolog 2 isoform X2, producing MLAVEPTMDGDFPPHELPPPGGGIQLQNRLLHCPWWGSFSPPLYPSFSSENQQFVGSTPFLGGQSCPETSYPTTATVPSFFSKSSDFPQDPSCLEDLSNASVFSSSVDSLSDIPDTPDFLPADSLNEVPTIWDVSTTSATHDKLFLPSGPFPALEDPVTSLSSTPLLISYQSHSQPEEEEGEEEEEAEELGHAETYADYVPSKSKIGKQHPDRVVETSTLSSVPPPDITYTLALPTSDSGTLSALQLEAITYACQQHEVLLPSGQRAGFLIGDGAGVGKGRTVAGIIVENYLRGRKKALWFSASNDLKYDAERDLRDIEAPGIAVHALSKIKYGDNTTSEGVLFATYSALIGESQAGGQHRTRLRQILQWCGEAFDGVIVFDECHKAKNASSTKMGKAVLDLQSKLPQARVVYASATGASEPRNMIYMSRLGIWGEGTPFRTFEEFLHAIEKRGVGAMEIVAMDMKVSGMYIARQLSFSGVTFRIEEIPLSPAFEQLYNRAARLWAEALTVFQQAADWIGLESRKSLWGQFWSAHQRFFKYLCIAAKVHRLVELARQELSRDKCVVIGLQSTGEARTREVLDENEGRLDCFVSAAEGVFLSLIQKHFPSSRRRRDRGGGKRKRRPRGRGPKASRLALEATGVIRISDGSSTESDAGLDSDFNSSPESLVDDDVVIIDTPTPPTDDRGPLYPLQRDLQGPGVLERVERLKQGLLAKVRALGRELPVNTLDQLIHQLGGPECVAEMTGRKGRVVSRPDGSVVFESRAEQGLSIDHVNLREKQRFMSGEKLVAIISEASSSGVSLQADRRVQNQRRRVHMTLELPWSADRAIQQFGRTHRSNQVSAPEYVFLISELAGERRFASIVAKRLESLGALTHGDRRATESRDLSKYNFENKYGARALSRVLATIMGQTDNRVPLPQGYPGGDAAFFRDMKQGLLSVGIGSRESRSGCLDVEKDCSITKFLNRILGLEVHKQNALFQYFSDTFDRLIEMDKKEGRYDMGILDLAPGINEIHEESQQVFLAPGHPQDGQVVFYKISVDRGMKWEEAFTRSLELKGPYDGFYLSYKVRGSKTSCLLAEQNRGEYFTVYKPNIGRQSQLETLDSLCRKFHRVTAEEAREPWESSYALSLEHCSHTTWNQRCRLAQEGKCCAQGLRLRHHYMLCGALLRVWGRIAAVMADVSSSSYLQIVRLKTKDKKKQVGIKIPEGCVHRVLQELQLMDAEVRRRSTHGLAARPPTPRAITLPCGPGEVLDLTYSPPAEAFPAPPRFTFPSLPPPDPSSLMMGARDPATNPVELAHQSCDINFREVLEDMLRSLRAGPTEAPAPLVGVGGGGTERQSVIHFSPPFPNS from the exons AACCGACTCCTGCACTGTCCTTGGTGGGGCAGTTTCTCACCACCGTTGTACCCCAGCTTCTCCAGTGAAAACCA ACAGTTCGTGGGCTCCACCCCATTCCTTGGTGGCCAGTCTTGCCCTGAAACCAGCTACCCCACCACAGCCACCGTCCCCAGCTTCTTCTCCAAGAGCAGCGACTTTCCTCAG GACCCCTCATGCCTCGAGGACCTCTCCAATGCCTCTGTGTTCTCATCCTCTGTGGACTCCCTGTCAGACATCCCAGACACACCTGACTTCCTGCCGGCCGACAGCCTCAATGAGGTACCTACCATCTGGGACGTCAGCACCACCTCAGCCACCCATGACAAG CTCTTCCTGCCCAGTGGCCCGTTCCCAGCTCTCGAAGACCCGGTGACGTCACTCTCCAGCACTCCGCTTCTCATCAGCTATCAG TCACACAGCCagcctgaggaggaggaaggggaagaggaggaggaggctgaagaACTGGGCCATGCTGAGACCTATGCCGACTACGTTCCATCCAAGT CCAAGATTGGAAAGCAACATCCAGACCGTGTGGTGGAGACCAGTACACTGTCCAGCGTTCCGCCCCCAGACATCACCTATACCCTGGCACTACCCACCTCAGACAGTGGGACCCTGTCTGCCCTACAGCTGGAAGCCATCACCTATGCCTGCCAG CAACACGAGGTCCTGCTGCCCAGTGGGCAGCGTGCTGGTTTTCTGATTGGGGACGGGGCCGGCGTGGGCAAGGGCCGCACAGTGGCTGGCATCATAGTAGAGAACTACCTGCGTGGCCGGAAGAAGGCTTTGTG GTTCAGTGCCTCCAATGACCTCAAGTATGATGCAGAACGGGACCTGAGAGATATAGAGGCCCCAGGCATTGCAGTGCATGCGCTGAGCAAG ATCAAGTACGGTGACAACACTACCTCAGAGGGTGTCCTCTTTGCCACCTACTCTGCCCTGATTGGAGAAAGTCAAGCAGGTGGGCAGCATCGAACACGCCTACGCCAGATCCTGCAGTGGTGTGGTGAGGCCTTCGATGGTGTG ATTGTGTTTGATGAGTGTCACAAAGCCAAGAATGCCAGCTCCACCAAGATGGGCAAGGCCGTGCTGGACCTGCAGAGCAAGCTGCCCCAAGCCAGGGTGGTATATGCCAGTGCCACAG GTGCCTCTGAGCCGCGCAACATGATCTACATGAGCCGCCTGGGAATCTGGGGCGAGGGCACACCCTTCCGGACCTTTGAGGAGTTCCTGCATGCCATTGAGAAGAG GGGTGTAGGCGCCATGGAGATCGTGGCCATGGACATGAAGGTCAGCGGCATGTACATCGCACGCCAGCTCAGCTTCTCAGGGGTCACTTTCCGAATTGAGGAGATCCCGCTGTCCCCGGCCTTCGAGCAGCTCTATAACCGGGCAGCACGGCTG TGGGCCGAGGCCCTGACCGTGTTCCAGCAGGCGGCCGACTGGATCGGCCTGGAGTCTCGCAAGTCCCTGTGGGGTCAGTTCTGGTCAGCGCACCAGCGCTTCTTCAAGTACCTGTGCATCGCGGCCAAGGTGCACCGGCTGGTGGAGCTGGCGCGGCAGGAGCTGAGCAGGGACAAG TGTGTGGTCATCGGGCTGCAGTCCACAGGGGAGGCGCGGACCCGAGAGGTACTGGATGAGAACGAGGGCCGTCTGGACTGCTTCGTCTCCGCAGCCGA AGGCGTCTTCCTGTCCTTGATCCAGAAGCACTTCCCTTCCAGCAGGAGGAGGCGTGAccggggaggaggaaagagaaaac GGCGGCCTCGGGGTCGTGGCCCCAAGGCTTCCAGACTGGCACTGGAGGCAACAGGAGTTATCCGTATTAGTGATGGCAGCAGCACAGAGTCAGATGCTGGCCTGGATAGCGACTTCAATTCATCTCCAGAATCCCTGGTGGACGACGATGTGGTCATCATagacacccccacaccccccacagaTGACCGAG gtcCCCTGTATCCACTTCAGAGAGACCTGCAGGGCCCTGGTGTCCTAGAACGTGTGGAGCGACTGAAACAGGGCCTGCTGGCCAAGGTGCGGGCACTGGGCCGGGAGCTGCCAGTGAACACGTTGGACCAGCTCATCCACCAGCTTGGGGGCCCTGAGTGCGTGGCCGAG ATGACTGGCAGGAAAGGCCGAGTGGTTTCGAGGCCCGACGGGTCAGTGGTCTTTGAGTCCAGAGCAGAGCAGGGCCTGTCCATCGACCATGTGAACCTCAGGGAGAAACAGCGCTTCATGAGCGGCGAGAAg CTCGTGGCTATTATCTCTGAGGCCTCCAGCTCTGGCGTCTCTCTCCAAGCTGACCGTCGAGTTCAGAACCAGCGGCGCCGGGTACATATGACCCTGGAACTGCCTTGGAGCGCAGACCGTGCCATTCAGCAGTTTG GCCGCACCCACAGGTCCAACCAGGTCTCAGCGCCTGAGTATGTCTTCCTTATCTCCGAGCTGGCAGGGGAGCGCAGGTTCGCCTCCATTGTAGCCAAGCGGCTGGAGAGTCTG GGTGCCCTGACCCATGGAGATCGCCGTGCCACTGAGTCCCGAGACCTGAGCAAGTACAACTTTGAGAACAAG TACGGCGCCCGTGCGCTCAGCCGTGTCCTTGCCACGATCATGGGCCAGACGGACAACAGGGTGCCCCTGCCCCAGGGCTATCCAGGAGGGGATGCCGCCTTCTTTCGGG ACATGAAGCAGGGCCTGCTGTCTGTGGGCATCGGCAGCCGTGAGTCGCGCTCAGGCTGCTTGGATGTGGAGAAGG ACTGCTCCATCACCAAGTTCCTGAACCGCATCCTTGGGCTGGAGGTGCACAAGCAGAACGCTCTGTTCCAGTATTTCTCTGACACGTTTGACCGCCTCATCGAGATGGACAAGAAGGAGGGCAGATACGACATGGGCATCCTGG ACCTGGCCCCTGGCATCAACGAGATACATGAAGAAAGCCAGCAGGTGTTCCTGGCACCTGGGCACCCACAGGATGGGCAGGTGGTCTTCTACAAG ATCAGCGTGGACCGCGGGATGAAGTGGGAAGAGGCATTCACTAGGTCACTGGAGCTGAAAGGCCCCTATGACGGCTTCTACCTCTCCTACAAG GTACGAGGCAGCAAGACAAGCTGCCTGCTGGCAGAACAGAATCGCGGCGAGTATTTCACCGTGTACAAGCCCAACATCGGCCGGCAGAGCCAGCTGGAGACCCTGGACAGCCTGTGCCGGAAGTTCCACCGG GTCACCGCGGAAGAGGCCCGGGAACCCTGGGAGAGCAGCTATGCCCTGTCGCTGGAGCACTGCAGCCACACCACCTG GAACCAGCGCTGCCGACTGGCACAGGAGGGCAAATGCTGCGCCCAGGGCCTGCGCCTCCGCCACCACTACATGCTGTGCGGGGCGCTGCTGCGCGTGTGGGGCCGCATCGCCGCAGTCATGGCAGACGTCAGCAGTAGCAGCTACCTCCAGATCGTGCGCCTCAAAACCAAGGACAAGAAGAAGCAAGTGG GCATCAAGATCCCTGAGGGCTGCGTTCACCGCGTCCTACAGGAACTGCAGCTGATGGATGCGGAAGTGAGGCGCCGCAGCACCCATGGGTTGGCTGCGCGCCCGCCCACTCCACGCGCGATTACACTTCCTTGCGGTCCCGGTGAGGTGCTGGACTTGACTTACAGTCCCCCAGCTGAGGCTTTCCCAGCGCCTCCACGCTTCACCTTCCCTTCGCTGCCACCCCCAGACCCCAGCTCTCTGATGATGGGTGCTAGGGACCCTGCTACCAACCCTGTGGAGCTGGCACACCAGAGCTGCGACATCAATTTCAGGGAAGTGTTGGAGGACATGCTCCGCTCTTTGCGCGCGGGGCCCACTGAAGCCCCTGCGCCTCTGGTGGGCGTGGGTGGCGGGGGCACAGAGCGACAGAGCGTCATCCACTTCAGCCCACCCTTCCCAAACTCTTAG